In a genomic window of Dyadobacter fermentans DSM 18053:
- a CDS encoding SusD/RagB family nutrient-binding outer membrane lipoprotein has protein sequence MKGIIKNGFLLFAAFSLGSCNDWLDVNEDPNNPRTVPAEYVLPAAQASLAGTVGGDLAIIGGMWSQHWTQSNSANQYRNIDSYDLTPADYNIAWTELYASAINDFEDVKRQATESGNNNMLLQAIAGQTYAYLTLTDWFDKIPLSEALQVETIKTPKYDDGPAVYAELLKRLDAALALDFNNGTSTAVGSDLIWGGSSSAEQIDLWKRFVNTLKLKMYLRQTESANKTQALAAIKAMLDANTPLLEDDAAITKFVDEPNKSNPLYENNIRQLGTGTNLRLSRTLQLYLEENNDNARLAAYFAPGPTGQYGIVQGDYLTTVAVTTPSVARMLPTDPFYFFSIDEIYFILSESYLRLGNDAKAKEFYDKAVTEAYAKFNITFDAKKIAKGGVYEYPSAGNTEAKLKAIMYQKWVAMFRQGYESFWDQARTGYPEKSPVAATDQNYVPGQWTSAVNAVTPGRALPKRLPYTAASRDVNPNAPAAVPVTEKIWWMK, from the coding sequence ATGAAAGGAATTATAAAGAACGGCTTTTTGCTGTTTGCAGCATTTTCGCTGGGATCTTGCAACGATTGGCTGGATGTGAACGAAGATCCCAACAATCCGAGGACCGTACCTGCGGAATACGTTTTGCCGGCAGCGCAGGCTTCCCTGGCAGGTACCGTCGGCGGTGATCTGGCGATCATCGGAGGGATGTGGTCACAGCACTGGACACAGTCCAACTCGGCGAACCAGTACCGCAATATCGATTCGTACGACCTCACACCCGCCGATTATAATATCGCGTGGACCGAATTGTATGCCAGTGCCATCAACGATTTTGAGGACGTGAAAAGGCAGGCGACCGAGTCCGGCAACAACAATATGCTGTTGCAGGCCATCGCCGGGCAAACTTACGCTTACCTGACGCTGACCGATTGGTTTGATAAGATCCCGTTGTCCGAGGCATTGCAGGTAGAAACCATCAAAACACCAAAATACGACGATGGCCCTGCGGTATACGCCGAACTGTTGAAACGACTGGATGCCGCGTTGGCGCTGGATTTTAACAATGGAACGTCTACGGCGGTAGGATCGGACCTGATTTGGGGCGGATCCAGTTCAGCTGAGCAAATTGATCTCTGGAAGCGGTTCGTGAACACGCTGAAACTGAAAATGTACCTTCGCCAGACTGAGAGCGCTAACAAAACGCAGGCCTTGGCGGCTATCAAAGCCATGCTGGATGCCAATACCCCTTTGCTGGAAGACGATGCAGCGATCACAAAGTTTGTGGACGAGCCCAACAAGAGTAACCCGCTTTACGAAAACAATATTCGTCAATTGGGCACTGGGACCAACCTCCGTTTGAGTCGCACATTGCAATTGTATCTGGAAGAGAATAATGACAATGCTCGTTTGGCCGCTTACTTCGCACCTGGCCCTACCGGCCAGTATGGCATTGTGCAAGGGGATTACCTAACTACAGTCGCGGTAACAACTCCCAGCGTCGCCAGAATGTTGCCTACCGATCCCTTCTATTTTTTCAGCATCGACGAGATATACTTTATCCTTTCGGAGTCGTATCTGCGCCTAGGCAACGATGCCAAAGCAAAAGAGTTTTATGATAAGGCTGTAACGGAAGCATACGCGAAATTCAATATTACGTTTGATGCAAAAAAAATTGCCAAAGGTGGTGTTTATGAGTATCCGTCGGCTGGTAATACCGAGGCAAAATTAAAAGCGATCATGTACCAAAAATGGGTTGCGATGTTCCGTCAGGGGTACGAGTCGTTCTGGGATCAGGCGCGTACTGGTTATCCCGAAAAATCGCCGGTCGCTGCCACCGATCAGAACTACGTTCCGGGCCAGTGGACTTCGGCAGTGAATGCGGTAACCCCCGGAAGGGCATTGCCAAAGCGGCTCCCTTACACAGCCGCTTCGCGCGACG
- a CDS encoding SusC/RagA family TonB-linked outer membrane protein, whose product MRKTLLFLFLGCLLIPGWQAFAQDKQVSGVVTADDGSVLPGVNITLKGTTRGITTDIDGKYTISAPSSGTLVYSFVGYISQSIVVGSKSTINVTLASDAQQLGEVVVTALGISRERKSLGYSTATISNTSITEARNTSPLDALSARVPGLSVNTASGAPGASTVLNIRGFNSVTGNNQPLYVIDGVPMNNRGNTSSTNAQNSNDDFNRSMDFGNQMNDINPNEIESITVLKGISASALYGSRAANGAILITTKRGKSGKTQVDISSSFAQSRILRVPHLQNTYGQGWSGIFDRLENGSWGPKLDGQPRVWGNVIDNAQMLKSFSAQEDNIKDFFDKGYEWNNNIAVSGGTETANYRVAYSNATADGVVPTNADSYKRNTLSLSGGLKLDKFSVNANINYVHKNQKAVATGQGDDAGGGKVLWQELIQIPRDHSIVDSKAILDPSNPFYKYMTLDTYFTPYAQNPYWTLYNQGNNYDEDRIYGNLEFNYQILKELSATWRLGGDYSDAFQKDWGNVGRITEGSPNYGIANDVFGAVSQLGRQNRQFNSDLILNYKHNFGSRFDVQAFLGHNLNERTALTHFSKVTNLDLPGFYSLSNSSVTPITFGTTSKRRLVGVYGSATFGFDNWLYLTVGARNDWTSTLPKGKNSYFYPSASISAVLSDVFKLPAEIPFVKVRFAAASAGNDADPYQIYSVYVPGDVRAGGFGNIVFPFGGINAYEVSNNRGNEALKPEISNEYEGGLELGFFGRRVGLDLSYYNKLTKNQIISLSLEPATGVTTQTVNLGSVRNKGLELALNLVPVRTDKIEWGVTFNYNKIWNKVESLGLEGGSGNILLNSSYNVKLRAKVGEPLGSIYSPDTRRDPNGNIIVNPETGLPLVSSEETYRGSINPNYTLGLSTYLDFKGLRLSANGDYRNGGVFYSYTARLNYFNGNAYNTQYNDREPFVVPGSVVEHDGGFIPNTTPVSRADVFTYYGGQTSANEFNHVLPRTFFKLRNVSLTYTVPKKSLEKLPVRGASIGIFGRNLILWTPKANHYVDPEANTFGTSLKNLYGEFAAGPSTATYGVQLNLSF is encoded by the coding sequence ATGAGAAAGACTCTACTGTTTCTATTCTTAGGGTGCTTATTGATTCCTGGCTGGCAGGCATTTGCCCAGGATAAACAAGTATCGGGAGTTGTTACCGCCGACGACGGTAGCGTGCTCCCCGGTGTAAACATCACCCTGAAAGGTACGACCCGAGGTATCACCACCGATATCGACGGAAAGTACACTATCTCGGCCCCCTCTTCCGGAACATTGGTGTACTCGTTCGTGGGTTACATCAGCCAGAGCATCGTGGTCGGCTCGAAATCGACGATCAACGTAACATTGGCGTCGGATGCCCAGCAGCTGGGCGAGGTGGTCGTAACCGCGCTCGGTATTTCGCGTGAGCGTAAGTCGCTCGGTTACAGCACCGCCACCATTTCAAACACATCCATCACGGAAGCCCGTAACACCAGCCCGCTCGATGCGCTTAGTGCGCGCGTGCCCGGTCTGTCTGTAAACACGGCGTCAGGAGCACCGGGTGCGTCGACCGTCCTGAACATCCGCGGTTTCAATTCCGTGACCGGGAACAACCAGCCGCTTTACGTCATCGACGGCGTGCCGATGAACAACCGCGGTAACACTTCATCAACCAATGCGCAAAACAGCAATGATGATTTCAACCGTTCGATGGACTTCGGTAACCAGATGAACGACATCAACCCTAACGAAATTGAAAGCATTACCGTACTGAAAGGCATTTCGGCATCCGCCTTATACGGTAGCCGCGCAGCCAACGGTGCGATCCTGATTACTACCAAAAGAGGAAAATCCGGTAAGACACAGGTTGACATTTCATCGTCATTTGCGCAATCCCGAATACTTCGCGTACCACACCTGCAAAATACGTACGGCCAAGGATGGAGCGGCATATTCGATCGCCTCGAAAACGGTTCATGGGGACCGAAGCTCGACGGCCAGCCACGTGTATGGGGCAATGTGATCGACAATGCACAGATGTTGAAATCGTTCTCGGCACAGGAAGACAATATCAAGGACTTCTTCGATAAAGGCTACGAATGGAATAACAACATTGCGGTATCTGGCGGTACCGAAACGGCTAACTACCGCGTAGCTTATTCCAACGCGACCGCGGATGGTGTTGTACCTACCAACGCGGACTCATACAAACGTAATACGCTGAGCCTGAGTGGTGGTTTGAAGCTGGACAAGTTCTCGGTAAATGCCAACATCAACTATGTACACAAAAATCAGAAAGCGGTAGCTACCGGCCAGGGCGATGATGCGGGAGGTGGTAAAGTGCTGTGGCAAGAGCTGATCCAGATCCCGAGAGACCACTCGATTGTGGACTCGAAAGCTATCCTCGATCCGAGCAATCCGTTTTACAAATACATGACGTTGGATACGTATTTTACACCATACGCCCAAAACCCTTACTGGACGCTTTATAACCAGGGTAACAACTACGACGAAGACCGTATCTATGGTAATCTGGAATTCAACTATCAGATACTGAAAGAGCTGAGTGCGACATGGAGGCTGGGGGGCGACTATTCGGACGCATTTCAGAAAGACTGGGGTAATGTAGGCCGGATTACGGAAGGTTCACCGAATTACGGTATTGCCAACGATGTATTTGGTGCCGTTTCACAACTCGGGAGACAGAATCGCCAATTCAACAGCGATCTAATCTTAAATTATAAACACAATTTCGGATCAAGATTCGATGTACAGGCTTTCCTTGGGCACAACCTGAATGAAAGAACCGCACTTACCCACTTTTCCAAAGTGACCAACCTCGATTTGCCGGGCTTTTACAGCCTGTCGAACAGCTCGGTGACACCGATTACTTTCGGCACAACCAGCAAACGACGCCTGGTAGGTGTATATGGTTCAGCGACATTTGGATTTGATAACTGGTTATACCTGACCGTAGGGGCACGTAACGACTGGACAAGTACACTTCCAAAAGGCAAAAACTCGTATTTCTATCCGAGCGCCAGCATTAGCGCGGTTCTGTCCGATGTTTTCAAACTTCCTGCTGAAATCCCATTCGTAAAAGTACGTTTTGCCGCCGCTTCCGCGGGTAACGACGCGGATCCTTACCAAATTTATTCTGTGTATGTGCCGGGTGATGTGCGCGCGGGTGGTTTCGGAAATATTGTGTTCCCATTCGGCGGGATCAACGCCTACGAAGTTTCCAACAACCGTGGAAACGAGGCTTTGAAACCTGAAATTTCAAACGAATATGAAGGAGGGCTTGAACTGGGCTTTTTCGGAAGAAGGGTAGGGCTCGATCTGAGCTATTACAATAAGCTGACCAAGAACCAGATCATCAGCCTGAGCCTGGAACCGGCTACGGGTGTAACCACGCAAACGGTTAACCTGGGAAGCGTGCGCAATAAAGGGTTAGAGCTGGCCCTTAACCTGGTGCCGGTGCGTACGGATAAAATTGAATGGGGTGTTACTTTCAATTATAACAAGATCTGGAATAAGGTCGAATCCCTGGGATTGGAAGGCGGATCGGGTAATATCCTGTTGAACAGCAGCTACAATGTGAAATTACGTGCCAAAGTAGGCGAGCCGCTGGGTTCAATCTACTCACCAGACACACGTCGTGATCCAAACGGAAACATTATCGTAAACCCTGAAACCGGTCTGCCGCTGGTAAGCTCCGAAGAAACATACCGGGGCTCGATCAATCCGAATTACACGCTCGGCTTGTCGACCTACCTGGATTTCAAAGGTTTAAGGCTGAGTGCAAATGGTGATTACCGTAATGGTGGTGTGTTCTACTCTTACACAGCCCGCCTTAACTACTTCAATGGAAACGCCTATAATACGCAATATAATGACAGAGAGCCGTTTGTAGTTCCAGGCTCGGTGGTGGAGCATGATGGCGGTTTTATCCCTAACACGACGCCGGTTTCAAGAGCCGATGTATTCACCTACTACGGAGGACAAACGTCTGCCAACGAATTCAATCATGTGCTGCCCAGGACCTTCTTCAAGCTGAGAAACGTGTCGTTGACTTACACCGTGCCGAAAAAATCATTGGAAAAATTGCCCGTCCGCGGCGCGTCCATCGGTATTTTCGGAAGGAACCTGATCCTGTGGACGCCTAAGGCAAACCATTATGTGGATCCGGAAGCCAACACGTTTGGTACCAGTCTGAAAAACCTCTACGGTGAATTTGCCGCTGGTCCGTCTACGGCTACTTATGGTGTCCAGTTAAATCTATCATTCTAA